A single Paenibacillus kribbensis DNA region contains:
- the hisJ gene encoding histidinol-phosphatase HisJ, which yields MKIDYHTHHARCGHAIGSLEEYVQQGIRLGLDQLGLSDHMPLLHVKPADYYPEMAMPMEELPRYVEECLELKERYKDQIDIRVGLEGDYIEGWEREIEDMITAYPWDYVIGSVHFLGEWDVTDFRQVHHWEGKNVLEVYRTYYDAVSKAAATGLYDIMGHLDVIKRFGHHPKPEEEEELRELERSALSAVARSGRAMELNASGLSKPCAEMFPSRRMLEAALSLGIPLTVGSDAHDPAKLSEHLEKARALLYEVGYRELAVFQHRERALVPLTL from the coding sequence ATGAAAATTGACTATCACACGCATCATGCCCGGTGCGGTCACGCGATAGGAAGCCTGGAGGAGTATGTGCAGCAGGGGATTCGGCTGGGTCTGGATCAGCTCGGTTTATCGGATCACATGCCGCTGCTGCATGTAAAACCAGCTGACTATTACCCGGAAATGGCGATGCCAATGGAGGAGCTGCCCCGATATGTAGAAGAGTGTCTGGAGCTGAAGGAACGCTATAAAGACCAAATTGACATTCGTGTCGGCCTGGAAGGCGACTACATTGAGGGCTGGGAACGAGAAATTGAAGATATGATCACCGCGTATCCATGGGATTATGTGATTGGCTCCGTCCACTTCCTAGGTGAATGGGATGTCACGGACTTCCGTCAGGTACACCATTGGGAGGGCAAAAATGTGCTGGAGGTATACCGCACGTATTACGATGCGGTTTCCAAGGCGGCAGCTACCGGCTTATATGACATCATGGGCCATTTGGATGTCATTAAGCGCTTCGGCCATCATCCGAAGCCGGAGGAAGAGGAGGAGTTGCGTGAACTGGAGCGCTCCGCACTCTCAGCCGTTGCCCGCAGCGGTCGGGCGATGGAGCTGAATGCATCAGGGCTATCCAAGCCCTGTGCGGAGATGTTCCCGAGTCGCCGCATGCTGGAGGCGGCTTTATCGCTAGGCATCCCGCTGACCGTCGGCTCGGATGCCCATGATCCGGCGAAGCTGTCCGAGCATTTGGAGAAGGCGCGCGCTCTCCTATATGAAGTCGGCTATCGCGAGCTTGCGGTATTTCAGCATCGTGAACGTGCGTTGGTGCCGCTGACACTTTAA
- the hisIE gene encoding bifunctional phosphoribosyl-AMP cyclohydrolase/phosphoribosyl-ATP diphosphatase HisIE, giving the protein MSNELNEQLSLEQILDNIRWNEAGLVSAIVQDDATLQVLTLAYMNRESLKLSLELGETWFWSRSRQELWHKGATSGNTQKITSIQLDCDGDALLVRVIPNGPACHTGATSCFSREISAPGTALVSATGNAAAGQAEEVETGGTANAAANRFEVLAQLEAIIKEREETRPEGAYTTYLFDKGVDKILKKVGEEASETIIAAKNKDNEELRLEVSDLIYHLLVLLQERKLPLDDVLAELNRRHERPRRD; this is encoded by the coding sequence ATGAGCAATGAATTAAACGAGCAGCTATCTCTGGAGCAGATATTGGATAATATCCGCTGGAATGAAGCGGGACTTGTCTCAGCCATTGTACAGGATGATGCTACGCTTCAGGTGCTGACCCTGGCTTATATGAACCGCGAGTCGCTGAAGCTGTCTCTGGAATTGGGAGAGACCTGGTTTTGGTCTCGTTCCAGACAGGAGCTGTGGCATAAGGGGGCAACCTCCGGCAATACGCAAAAAATCACCTCCATCCAGCTGGATTGTGACGGTGATGCTCTGCTTGTGCGTGTCATTCCGAACGGTCCTGCCTGTCATACAGGAGCGACGAGCTGCTTTTCCCGTGAGATTTCTGCTCCGGGAACGGCTCTCGTATCTGCCACTGGCAATGCAGCGGCGGGGCAAGCAGAGGAGGTAGAGACGGGTGGAACGGCCAACGCTGCGGCAAACCGCTTTGAGGTGCTTGCCCAATTGGAGGCGATCATTAAGGAGCGCGAAGAGACACGCCCCGAAGGAGCCTACACGACCTATCTTTTTGATAAAGGCGTAGACAAAATCCTGAAAAAGGTTGGCGAGGAAGCTTCCGAGACGATCATTGCCGCCAAAAATAAAGATAATGAGGAGCTGCGTCTGGAGGTCAGCGATTTAATTTATCATCTGCTGGTGCTGCTGCAAGAGCGCAAGCTGCCACTGGATGATGTGCTGGCTGAGCTGAATCGTCGTCATGAGCGTCCTCGTCGTGATTAA
- the hisF gene encoding imidazole glycerol phosphate synthase subunit HisF, protein MLAKRIIPCLDVKDGRVVKGVNFVNLRDAGDPVELAALYDREGADEIVFLDISASVEGRATMEAVVRQTAGEISIPFTVGGGISHVDDMKRILRAGADKIGVNTAAVRNPQLIAEGARSFGSQCIVVAIDAKYNEAWGEWEVYTHGGRTPSGIRALAWAKEAEQLGAGEILLTSMNADGTKDGFDLPLTAAVSDAVGIPVIASGGAGKQEHFYDVFTVGKADAGLAATIFHYKEIGIPKLKRDLKRRGVEIR, encoded by the coding sequence ATGCTGGCTAAACGTATTATTCCCTGTCTGGATGTAAAGGATGGCAGGGTGGTTAAGGGCGTCAATTTTGTGAATCTACGCGATGCGGGCGATCCGGTAGAGCTGGCGGCGCTGTATGACCGGGAAGGGGCGGACGAAATTGTATTTCTGGATATTTCCGCGTCGGTTGAAGGTCGTGCCACCATGGAAGCGGTCGTTCGCCAGACGGCCGGAGAAATTTCCATTCCCTTCACGGTCGGCGGCGGCATATCCCATGTCGATGATATGAAACGCATTCTGCGTGCCGGGGCCGATAAAATTGGCGTGAATACGGCGGCTGTCCGTAACCCTCAGCTAATCGCGGAGGGTGCGCGCAGCTTTGGCTCGCAATGCATCGTTGTTGCAATTGACGCCAAGTACAATGAGGCGTGGGGCGAGTGGGAAGTATATACGCACGGAGGTCGCACGCCATCCGGTATCCGCGCTTTGGCCTGGGCCAAGGAGGCTGAACAGCTGGGGGCTGGAGAAATTCTGCTGACTAGCATGAATGCGGACGGAACCAAGGATGGATTTGACCTCCCACTCACGGCTGCGGTGTCGGATGCAGTGGGGATTCCGGTCATTGCTTCCGGTGGAGCTGGCAAGCAGGAACATTTTTATGACGTGTTTACGGTGGGCAAGGCGGATGCTGGACTGGCGGCCACGATTTTTCACTATAAAGAAATAGGAATCCCTAAGCTAAAACGGGATTTGAAGCGCAGAGGAGTGGAGATACGATGA
- the hisA gene encoding 1-(5-phosphoribosyl)-5-[(5-phosphoribosylamino)methylideneamino]imidazole-4-carboxamide isomerase, with protein MFTIYPAIDIRDGKCVRLVQGDYNQETIYNENPVEVAREWERKGGSYIHLVDLDGAKAGHPVNDELIGRIASAVQVPVQVGGGLRTREHVERLLSLGVSRVILGTAAIEDRAFTEAVLAAYGDRIAIGLDARNGYVATRGWLETSEVRADELAAELAAKGAETFIFTDISRDGMMQGPNVEAIVALAKSSGRTVIASGGVSQMDDLITLSAYAQEGVGGAIVGKALYTGSIDLQAAVQAVARA; from the coding sequence TTGTTCACGATATATCCGGCGATTGATATTCGCGATGGCAAATGTGTACGGTTGGTACAGGGGGATTACAACCAGGAGACGATATACAACGAAAATCCGGTAGAGGTAGCCCGAGAATGGGAGCGTAAGGGCGGCTCCTACATTCATTTGGTTGATCTGGACGGTGCTAAAGCGGGCCACCCGGTGAACGATGAATTAATCGGGCGCATCGCTTCTGCAGTACAGGTGCCAGTACAGGTGGGTGGCGGCTTGCGAACACGCGAGCACGTAGAGCGATTGTTGTCGTTAGGCGTGAGCCGTGTGATTTTGGGCACGGCGGCGATTGAGGACCGTGCCTTTACCGAAGCGGTATTAGCTGCCTACGGTGATCGGATCGCTATCGGTCTGGATGCACGAAATGGCTATGTAGCCACGCGCGGGTGGCTCGAAACCTCGGAGGTACGCGCGGATGAACTGGCTGCTGAGCTGGCCGCCAAGGGGGCGGAGACGTTCATCTTTACAGACATTTCCCGCGATGGAATGATGCAGGGCCCGAATGTGGAGGCGATCGTAGCACTTGCGAAAAGCAGCGGACGTACCGTTATTGCTTCCGGAGGTGTCAGTCAGATGGATGATCTGATCACACTGAGCGCGTATGCACAAGAAGGTGTAGGCGGTGCCATTGTGGGTAAGGCATTGTACACAGGAAGCATTGATTTACAGGCCGCCGTACAAGCTGTAGCAAGGGCATAG
- the hisH gene encoding imidazole glycerol phosphate synthase subunit HisH, whose translation MSIAIVDYGRGNLHSVSKAVERLGYEAVVTGDAQVIRSSSGVILPGVGAFGDAMEHLRSSGLDRIIQEVASVGQPLLGVCLGMQLLFTRGEEYGSHEGLNILPGEVVRFAPDRGVKVPHMGWNRLRMTQPDHPLLQGLEEGHVYFVHSYHAKPEVETDLLAVTDYGGPVTAIVGRGHVYGMQFHPEKSGEMGMQLLRQFLELAEAAKRA comes from the coding sequence ATGTCCATTGCTATTGTGGATTACGGCAGAGGCAATCTGCATAGTGTGAGCAAGGCGGTTGAGCGTCTTGGATATGAGGCTGTAGTCACAGGAGATGCCCAGGTGATTCGTTCCTCCAGCGGTGTGATTCTGCCGGGTGTTGGGGCATTCGGAGATGCTATGGAGCATTTGCGTTCCAGTGGATTGGATCGGATTATCCAGGAGGTGGCGAGCGTTGGACAACCGCTGCTCGGTGTTTGCCTAGGCATGCAGCTGTTGTTCACTCGTGGTGAAGAATATGGCAGTCATGAAGGGCTTAATATTTTACCGGGCGAGGTTGTTCGTTTTGCTCCCGATAGGGGCGTTAAGGTGCCGCATATGGGCTGGAATCGTCTGCGTATGACACAGCCGGATCACCCGTTGTTGCAGGGCTTGGAGGAAGGGCATGTGTATTTTGTACACTCCTATCATGCAAAGCCTGAGGTTGAGACGGACCTGCTGGCGGTGACTGACTACGGCGGGCCCGTAACGGCTATCGTTGGCAGAGGCCATGTATATGGCATGCAGTTCCATCCGGAGAAGAGTGGGGAAATGGGCATGCAGCTGCTTCGTCAGTTCTTGGAGCTGGCGGAGGCGGCAAAGCGAGCGTAA
- the hisB gene encoding imidazoleglycerol-phosphate dehydratase HisB — translation MGNENNGAGRAGSVSRKTNETDIQLSFAVDGTGQAEIETDVPFLNHMLDLFTKHGHFDLNVQARGDVDIDDHHTVEDIGICLGQTLLEALGDKKGIKRYASVFVPMDEALAQVIIDLSNRPHFEYRAEYPSQQVGSFSTELVHEFLWKFALEARMTLHVIVHYGQNTHHMIEAVFKALGRALDEATSIDPRVTGVPSTKGVL, via the coding sequence ATGGGGAACGAAAATAACGGAGCAGGACGCGCAGGCAGCGTCAGCCGGAAGACGAACGAAACGGATATTCAGCTGTCTTTTGCGGTAGATGGGACAGGACAGGCCGAGATTGAAACGGATGTTCCTTTTCTCAATCACATGCTGGATTTGTTCACGAAGCACGGACACTTTGACCTGAATGTGCAGGCCAGAGGGGATGTTGATATCGACGACCACCATACCGTGGAGGACATTGGTATCTGTCTGGGGCAAACCTTGCTGGAGGCACTGGGTGATAAAAAAGGAATCAAGCGCTATGCCAGTGTTTTTGTACCGATGGATGAGGCGCTCGCGCAGGTCATCATTGACCTCAGTAACCGACCCCATTTTGAGTATCGTGCGGAGTATCCGTCACAGCAGGTGGGGAGCTTTTCGACAGAGCTGGTGCATGAATTTCTGTGGAAATTTGCATTGGAGGCTCGGATGACGCTGCACGTCATCGTTCACTACGGGCAAAATACCCACCATATGATCGAGGCGGTGTTCAAAGCACTGGGACGCGCACTGGACGAGGCGACCTCCATTGATCCACGGGTAACGGGAGTACCTTCAACGAAGGGAGTGCTATAG
- the hisD gene encoding histidinol dehydrogenase translates to MKIVSAREFSLQREVDYGTPEQNEAVRAIIHSVRQEGDAAVLRYTESFDGVSLTAEQLRVTDEELKSAYDKVEPSFIQAIREAADNIRTFHMKQKRNSWMDWQPDGSLLGQIIRPLQRVGVYVPGGKAAYPSSVLMNVIPAQVAGVPEIVMVTPPATGGKAGIDPYTLVAAAEAGVTEIYRVGGAQAIAALAYGTHRIEPVDKICGPGNIYVALAKREVYGAVDIDSIAGPSEIVVLADDTANAAYVAADLLSQAEHDEMASAILVTPSQRLAEEVSAEVQRQLIDLPRRDIASASVESYGAIIVVDTLEEGIRIVNRLAPEHLEIMTEQPMEHVGLIENAGAIFLGAYSSEPVGDYFAGPNHIIPTNGTARFSSPVDIDDFIKKSSMIYYSKEALLRNGETIMQLARHEGLEGHARAIQVRLDNEKKAVDGDGERK, encoded by the coding sequence ATGAAGATCGTATCAGCCCGTGAATTCAGTCTCCAGCGCGAGGTGGATTACGGTACACCAGAGCAAAATGAGGCTGTTCGTGCCATTATTCATTCGGTGCGGCAGGAGGGAGATGCAGCTGTCCTGCGGTATACGGAATCGTTTGATGGTGTATCGCTGACGGCGGAGCAGCTTCGTGTGACAGATGAAGAATTGAAGTCGGCATATGACAAGGTGGAGCCTTCTTTTATACAGGCAATTCGAGAGGCGGCGGATAATATCCGTACTTTTCACATGAAGCAAAAACGGAATTCGTGGATGGATTGGCAGCCGGACGGCAGCCTGCTCGGTCAGATTATCCGACCATTACAGCGTGTAGGCGTGTATGTTCCGGGCGGTAAAGCGGCCTATCCATCCTCGGTGCTGATGAATGTCATTCCCGCTCAGGTGGCTGGTGTACCAGAGATTGTCATGGTGACACCCCCGGCAACAGGCGGCAAGGCGGGAATCGATCCATATACACTGGTAGCTGCGGCAGAGGCTGGTGTGACGGAAATATACCGGGTGGGCGGAGCGCAGGCGATTGCCGCTCTCGCTTACGGAACACATCGCATTGAACCGGTCGATAAAATTTGCGGTCCCGGCAACATTTATGTAGCGCTGGCAAAGCGTGAGGTGTACGGTGCGGTGGATATCGACAGTATTGCCGGACCGAGTGAAATTGTCGTGCTGGCTGACGACACGGCGAACGCTGCTTATGTAGCGGCTGATCTGCTGTCGCAAGCGGAGCATGACGAAATGGCCTCGGCCATTCTGGTTACGCCCTCGCAACGCTTGGCGGAAGAAGTATCAGCTGAAGTGCAGCGCCAATTGATCGATCTGCCGCGTAGAGATATTGCTTCTGCTTCAGTAGAGTCCTATGGAGCCATCATTGTTGTTGACACGTTGGAAGAGGGCATTCGTATTGTCAATCGGCTGGCGCCGGAGCATTTGGAGATCATGACAGAGCAGCCGATGGAGCATGTGGGTCTGATTGAAAATGCGGGAGCTATTTTTCTGGGAGCGTACAGTTCGGAGCCGGTAGGCGATTATTTTGCTGGGCCCAACCACATTATTCCGACGAATGGAACCGCGCGGTTCTCTTCGCCAGTGGATATTGATGATTTTATCAAGAAGTCGAGTATGATCTATTACAGCAAGGAAGCGCTGCTGCGCAATGGAGAGACGATTATGCAGCTTGCCCGGCATGAAGGGCTGGAAGGTCACGCGCGGGCGATACAAGTTCGATTGGACAATGAAAAGAAGGCGGTGGATGGCGATGGGGAACGAAAATAA
- the hisG gene encoding ATP phosphoribosyltransferase, with protein sequence MTETLKVAMPKGRIYKQASELFRRAGVPIPQDVDDTRKLVIPLPELGMEFIMAKPVDVPTYVEYGAADIGIVGKDVLLEENKDVYELLDLGIARCRMSVIALPDWQPGIRQRVATKYPNVASQYFREQGQQVEVIKLNGSIELAPLIGLADRIVDMVETGQTLRENGLVEQISILDITSRLIANRVSYRMKNGSIQALCDRLHQVIPTAVTNELVE encoded by the coding sequence ATGACGGAAACATTGAAGGTAGCCATGCCGAAGGGACGGATTTACAAGCAGGCTTCCGAGTTGTTTCGCCGAGCGGGAGTCCCGATTCCGCAGGATGTGGATGATACGCGCAAGCTGGTCATTCCGCTGCCTGAGCTGGGAATGGAATTCATCATGGCGAAGCCGGTCGATGTTCCTACGTATGTGGAGTATGGGGCTGCGGACATTGGCATTGTGGGCAAGGATGTATTGCTGGAGGAAAACAAGGATGTGTACGAACTGCTGGATCTGGGAATCGCCCGTTGCCGGATGTCGGTGATTGCTCTGCCGGATTGGCAGCCAGGTATTCGCCAGCGGGTCGCTACCAAATATCCGAACGTGGCTTCCCAGTATTTTCGTGAGCAAGGCCAGCAAGTGGAGGTTATTAAGCTGAATGGTTCCATCGAGCTGGCACCGTTAATCGGTTTGGCAGACCGCATTGTGGATATGGTGGAAACCGGGCAGACCTTGCGGGAGAATGGATTGGTTGAGCAGATCAGCATCCTGGATATTACCAGTCGCCTGATTGCCAATCGGGTCAGCTATCGGATGAAAAACGGCTCGATTCAGGCGTTGTGTGACCGATTGCATCAGGTGATTCCAACTGCGGTGACAAATGAACTAGTGGAATAG
- a CDS encoding ATP phosphoribosyltransferase regulatory subunit: protein MSKPKGFEIPVGVRDYLPRAVSKLRAIEWNVLECMERWGYRQIMTPTMEYYDTVGVASSTSDQKLFKLLNNRGTTLVLRSDMTAPIARVVSSLLKEEEVPLRLSYHANVFRAIEEEAGREAEFFQTGVELVGDDSPEADAEVVALAIASLQAAGVASFKIAMGHVGFLNGLFEEIIPGRQAEQEALKELLLGRDVVGYRTAIEALGLAAEHRDKLEAILRLRGGKEICEQATRLSVEQQTLQSIAHLCEVWEVLEAYGVSEHVLIDLTMIGDFSYYTGMTFEGYAAEIGFPVCNGGRYDNLLQQFGRSVPATGFALKTNRIVDGVDGIEIETKRPILILYDEQGRQEALSAAAQLRTAGRIVVTGLAGGPEDERHQQQDLYAEVYSYTVAERQPVQGRELP, encoded by the coding sequence ATGTCTAAGCCAAAAGGGTTTGAAATTCCTGTAGGGGTTCGGGATTATCTACCACGTGCAGTGTCGAAGCTGCGGGCGATTGAATGGAATGTGCTCGAATGTATGGAGCGTTGGGGCTACCGTCAGATTATGACGCCTACGATGGAATATTACGATACGGTGGGGGTGGCCAGTTCCACCTCGGATCAGAAGCTGTTTAAGCTGCTCAATAACCGGGGGACCACGCTGGTGCTGCGGTCTGATATGACTGCGCCAATTGCGCGGGTGGTATCGTCGCTGCTGAAGGAAGAGGAAGTGCCGCTTCGGCTTTCCTATCATGCCAATGTATTTCGGGCGATTGAGGAAGAGGCGGGAAGAGAAGCCGAGTTCTTTCAGACGGGTGTGGAGCTGGTAGGCGATGACTCGCCGGAGGCTGATGCGGAAGTTGTAGCATTGGCGATTGCATCGTTGCAGGCAGCAGGAGTTGCCTCTTTTAAAATTGCCATGGGACATGTGGGATTCCTGAACGGCTTGTTCGAGGAAATCATTCCAGGTCGCCAGGCTGAGCAGGAGGCACTAAAGGAGCTGCTCCTGGGCCGTGATGTAGTGGGCTACCGAACAGCGATTGAGGCTTTGGGCTTGGCTGCTGAACATCGGGATAAGCTGGAGGCTATTCTTCGGCTGCGCGGTGGAAAAGAAATCTGCGAACAGGCTACCCGTCTTAGCGTGGAGCAGCAAACGCTCCAATCTATTGCACATTTGTGCGAGGTATGGGAAGTGCTGGAGGCTTATGGCGTATCTGAGCATGTGTTAATTGACCTTACCATGATCGGAGATTTTTCATATTATACAGGAATGACTTTTGAGGGCTACGCGGCGGAAATTGGATTTCCCGTCTGCAACGGAGGTCGCTATGACAATCTGCTCCAGCAGTTTGGTCGGTCCGTGCCTGCGACGGGATTTGCGCTCAAGACGAATCGAATCGTCGACGGTGTGGACGGTATTGAGATTGAGACGAAGCGTCCCATACTTATCCTTTATGACGAGCAGGGGCGTCAAGAGGCGTTATCGGCTGCGGCGCAGCTTCGTACAGCCGGCCGGATTGTGGTTACAGGCTTGGCGGGAGGGCCGGAGGATGAGCGGCACCAGCAGCAGGACCTATATGCAGAGGTATACAGCTATACAGTTGCAGAAAGGCAACCGGTACAAGGGAGGGAATTGCCATGA
- a CDS encoding acyltransferase → MVKKERIPELDIYRGILIAAVVTIHATSMALIDARHSLLFYPFLFLNVFSSFAVPVFIFVSGFVLFYNYVDRPLRGKSMLVFFRKRLMFIVLPYVLFSLLYYLTLVTRGLMPLSDLPLVLLTGKAYTHLYYVIIIIQFYLVFPLLLWGVQRLRQWIWSPRRAAFVILAAGLVIQWGFVLLNKYVWGVERGSLAITYISYFALGAAVAIGYEGFKKWLFPLPGTSIGRRQLVSWCALWAVWLFVGIAYVQIWFVAYRKAIYADSLVYELLRNAHALLSALVLFQFSVFFYRHANARLRAWISWMGACSFGIYLLHPALLRVYRKLDLHGTPIEYIFSIAGGWLLALFGSWLIVTLCFRYLPFSWVGLGTIPKLPSQTKGEQVSG, encoded by the coding sequence TTGGTCAAAAAGGAACGTATACCGGAGCTTGATATTTATCGGGGAATATTGATTGCAGCCGTTGTTACTATTCATGCGACTTCAATGGCTTTGATTGATGCACGTCATTCTCTATTATTTTATCCTTTTTTATTTTTAAATGTGTTTAGCAGTTTTGCAGTGCCGGTGTTTATTTTTGTGAGCGGGTTTGTATTATTTTACAATTATGTGGATAGGCCGCTTCGAGGTAAGAGTATGCTTGTGTTTTTTCGGAAAAGACTGATGTTTATTGTGTTACCCTATGTTTTGTTTTCACTTCTCTACTATTTGACCTTGGTGACACGCGGACTGATGCCGCTCAGTGATCTTCCGCTGGTGCTGTTAACAGGAAAGGCATATACGCATTTGTATTATGTTATTATCATTATCCAATTTTATTTGGTCTTCCCGCTGTTGTTGTGGGGAGTGCAGCGTTTAAGGCAATGGATATGGAGCCCACGGAGAGCCGCCTTTGTTATTTTGGCAGCAGGGTTGGTCATTCAATGGGGGTTTGTATTACTGAACAAATACGTATGGGGAGTGGAAAGAGGAAGTCTTGCGATTACATATATCAGTTATTTTGCTTTGGGTGCTGCTGTAGCGATTGGATATGAAGGGTTTAAAAAGTGGCTTTTTCCGTTGCCTGGGACGTCAATTGGTCGCAGACAGCTGGTCAGCTGGTGTGCCTTGTGGGCGGTTTGGCTATTCGTGGGTATAGCTTATGTGCAGATATGGTTTGTAGCATATCGCAAAGCCATCTATGCAGACTCACTGGTCTATGAACTGCTCCGAAATGCACATGCCCTCTTATCTGCGCTAGTGCTGTTTCAGTTTTCTGTTTTCTTCTATCGTCATGCGAATGCTAGGCTGCGAGCGTGGATCAGTTGGATGGGGGCATGTTCTTTCGGTATTTATTTACTTCACCCGGCATTATTGCGAGTGTATCGCAAGCTGGATCTGCATGGAACGCCAATAGAATACATTTTCTCCATTGCCGGCGGATGGTTGCTGGCACTGTTTGGCTCCTGGTTGATTGTAACATTATGTTTTCGATATCTACCGTTTTCCTGGGTCGGATTGGGCACGATTCCGAAACTGCCTTCCCAGACTAAAGGCGAGCAGGTGAGTGGCTAA
- a CDS encoding acyltransferase translates to MRKVKRYPVEGPNALWQIYRTVSPWKGVKNFIFIQLARYCPVLSLKNVIYRKMLGMKVGQHSAFGLMVMVDVFFPEHITIGNNSVIGYNTTILAHEYLIQEYRIGKVVIGDHVLIGANTTILPGVTIGDGAIVAAGAVVHKDVPAGAFVGGNPLRDLRRSGVGE, encoded by the coding sequence GTGAGGAAGGTAAAACGCTATCCCGTAGAAGGTCCTAACGCGTTATGGCAGATTTATCGGACGGTGAGCCCTTGGAAAGGCGTTAAAAATTTTATTTTTATACAGCTTGCCCGGTATTGTCCTGTGCTTTCTCTGAAAAACGTCATTTACCGCAAAATGCTGGGTATGAAGGTGGGGCAACATTCGGCCTTCGGACTGATGGTCATGGTAGATGTTTTTTTTCCAGAGCATATTACGATAGGAAACAATTCAGTTATCGGATATAACACGACCATACTGGCCCATGAATACCTAATACAGGAGTATCGTATCGGTAAAGTGGTGATTGGCGATCATGTGTTGATCGGTGCAAACACGACCATTTTGCCAGGTGTCACCATCGGTGACGGAGCTATCGTAGCTGCCGGAGCGGTGGTGCATAAAGATGTGCCTGCTGGAGCGTTTGTAGGCGGTAATCCATTGCGTGATTTGAGACGCTCCGGTGTAGGCGAATAA
- the ppaX gene encoding pyrophosphatase PpaX, whose amino-acid sequence MINTILFDLDGTIMDTNELIISTFLHILNHPDADPLTREHIIPHMGGTLEDQLRTFSGLTDVSELVKGYRAYNQVHHDRMVKPFPYVIEVIQELRARGIKLGVVTTKIRPSTMRVLDLFNLTSSMDYIVTVDDVEHPKPHAEPVLKALAGLNAAAEHTLMVGDSSFDILSAQAAGVKSAGVAWSLKGEETLRGYGPDYMLHDMRDLLKLELQGVNVS is encoded by the coding sequence ATGATAAACACGATTTTGTTTGATTTGGATGGCACCATCATGGATACGAATGAACTGATTATCAGCACGTTTTTGCACATTTTGAATCATCCGGATGCTGATCCGCTAACTCGGGAGCATATTATTCCCCATATGGGTGGAACGCTGGAAGATCAGCTCCGTACTTTTTCGGGATTAACGGATGTATCTGAGCTAGTTAAAGGCTACCGTGCTTATAATCAGGTTCACCATGACCGAATGGTGAAGCCATTTCCGTATGTGATTGAGGTTATTCAGGAGCTTCGTGCGCGAGGAATTAAGCTAGGGGTCGTGACAACCAAAATACGACCATCCACGATGCGCGTACTTGATCTGTTCAATCTGACCTCCTCGATGGACTATATTGTGACGGTAGACGATGTGGAGCATCCGAAGCCGCATGCAGAGCCAGTGCTTAAAGCATTAGCTGGCTTGAATGCTGCCGCGGAGCATACGTTGATGGTCGGAGACAGTTCCTTTGATATTTTGTCAGCCCAGGCGGCAGGTGTGAAATCTGCGGGTGTTGCTTGGTCGCTCAAGGGCGAGGAAACGCTGCGTGGATATGGACCAGATTACATGCTGCATGATATGCGCGACTTGCTGAAGCTGGAGCTTCAAGGTGTCAATGTATCGTGA